The Tardiphaga alba genome includes a window with the following:
- a CDS encoding autotransporter family protein codes for MANGSVVTATDFYVGGDSGGSRGGTGTVNIGAASGSAPVAAGLINTGTLQFVNAGNLVFNHTSQNYTFAPLITGDATVTVEAGTTILAAANTYTGDTNINGGTLLVNGATDANGLVLVNPGGTLGGTGSVGAVFLADHATLAPGTPSTIGTLTINGVLMMCDCSSYIVKADNLGNADKVLVNGIANLDGLLKVAPTTWIGSATNSLILSATAGVGGDFTSATSLHPWLGRVAGWNIIGDDVFLTLDRGSLAAALPANAPANAKAIGTGIENAVIGGATPNSQIIGLMRLSGSNLAQALNQLSGEIGAAQQQMGYSAANYFMNAMFDPFAMGRDGRADNGAMAFAGEADAMAYAPRGSRDARDAYAAMATKAPRDNRFDRWSAWGMAYGGNTSISGSTTTGSSDTISRVYGVAAGADYLLSRDTVLGIALGGGGSSFAVANGLGSGRAEMFQSGIYGKHIMGAAYFKAGLSYTYQDVTTDRTVTVAGTDRLQASFGSHIVGGRVEGGYRFMRHDLGVTPYAGFQVTHINLPSYGESALSGAGGFALNHSASATTISRSELGARFDRAFVMDRSVLTLRSRVAWAHDEGNDGAVSASFASLPGASFTVNGAVTSKDLALFSAGADMKWNNGFSLAGSFDGEFSDTSRGYGGRAVLRYTW; via the coding sequence GTGGCGAATGGCAGCGTTGTAACAGCGACCGATTTTTACGTAGGTGGCGACTCCGGAGGAAGCCGCGGCGGCACCGGCACCGTGAATATCGGCGCCGCATCGGGTAGCGCGCCGGTCGCGGCAGGTCTGATCAACACCGGCACTTTGCAGTTCGTCAATGCTGGCAACCTGGTGTTCAATCACACCAGCCAGAACTATACTTTCGCCCCGTTGATCACCGGCGACGCGACCGTGACTGTGGAAGCTGGTACAACCATTCTCGCCGCTGCGAATACCTACACGGGCGATACCAATATCAACGGCGGCACGTTGCTGGTGAACGGCGCGACGGATGCGAATGGGCTTGTCTTGGTCAATCCGGGCGGCACGCTCGGCGGCACCGGAAGCGTCGGCGCCGTGTTCCTGGCCGACCACGCGACACTCGCGCCGGGCACACCGAGCACGATCGGCACGCTGACCATCAACGGCGTCCTGATGATGTGCGACTGCAGCTCCTATATCGTGAAGGCGGACAATCTCGGCAATGCCGACAAGGTTCTCGTGAATGGCATCGCTAATCTCGATGGCCTTCTGAAAGTCGCTCCAACGACGTGGATAGGCTCTGCGACAAATTCATTGATCCTGTCTGCAACGGCAGGGGTCGGCGGAGACTTTACGTCCGCAACCAGCCTGCATCCATGGCTGGGACGGGTCGCGGGATGGAACATCATCGGAGACGATGTCTTCCTCACGCTCGACCGCGGCAGTCTCGCCGCCGCCCTGCCCGCCAATGCGCCTGCCAATGCGAAGGCGATCGGCACCGGCATCGAGAATGCCGTTATTGGAGGCGCGACGCCAAATAGCCAGATCATCGGCCTGATGAGGCTGTCGGGCAGCAACCTGGCACAAGCGCTCAATCAGTTGTCCGGGGAAATCGGTGCGGCCCAGCAGCAGATGGGATACAGCGCAGCCAATTACTTCATGAATGCCATGTTCGATCCGTTCGCGATGGGGCGCGATGGCCGCGCCGACAATGGTGCGATGGCCTTTGCCGGCGAAGCTGACGCGATGGCCTACGCGCCGCGCGGATCGCGCGACGCACGCGATGCTTACGCGGCCATGGCCACCAAGGCTCCGCGTGACAACCGGTTCGACCGCTGGAGTGCATGGGGCATGGCCTATGGCGGCAACACCAGTATCTCCGGCAGCACGACAACGGGATCGAGTGACACCATCAGCCGTGTCTATGGTGTTGCAGCTGGCGCCGATTATCTGCTGTCGCGCGACACCGTGCTGGGCATTGCGCTGGGCGGTGGCGGTTCGTCATTCGCGGTGGCGAACGGACTTGGCAGTGGCCGCGCCGAGATGTTTCAGTCCGGCATCTACGGCAAGCACATCATGGGTGCCGCCTATTTCAAAGCTGGACTGTCCTACACGTATCAGGATGTCACGACTGACCGCACGGTCACAGTTGCCGGCACCGATCGTCTGCAAGCCAGTTTCGGCAGCCACATTGTCGGCGGACGCGTCGAGGGCGGCTATCGCTTCATGCGACACGATCTCGGCGTAACGCCCTATGCCGGTTTCCAGGTCACTCATATCAACCTGCCGTCTTATGGCGAAAGCGCTTTGTCCGGTGCAGGCGGCTTCGCCCTGAACCACAGCGCCTCGGCGACCACCATTTCACGCAGCGAACTGGGTGCGCGCTTCGACCGGGCATTCGTAATGGATCGCTCGGTGTTGACCCTGCGGAGCCGCGTGGCCTGGGCGCATGACGAAGGCAATGATGGTGCAGTATCGGCCAGCTTCGCGTCACTACCCGGCGCCTCGTTCACTGTGAATGGCGCCGTGACATCGAAAGACCTCGCACTGTTCAGTGCAGGTGCAGACATGAAATGGAACAACGGATTTTCGCTTGCCGGCTCGTTTGACGGCGAGTTCTCTGACACCAGTCGCGGCTATGGCGGCAGAGCTGTGCTCCGTTACACGTGGTGA
- a CDS encoding TRAP transporter substrate-binding protein yields the protein MFSRRRLILTAGLVMACPAVLRAAPQKLRLAHGLPTTHPVHPAMQHFADLARERSQGELDIALFADGQLGQESDLISQVQAGKLDFLKVSGSLLERFHPAYKVLNLPFTLRDRAHWLRVTNSDVGRDILATTTSSGLVGLTYYDAGARSFYGRKPINHPDDLKGMKIRIQPSVTMTRLLELFGAEGVELAWSNVYVALKSGVVDGAENSVVALIVGRHGEVATHYSFDEHTMIPDVLLVGTERMKSFTPRQREILQEAATASYHHMNKLWDAFETKARADVQQMGVTFVRPDKEPFIAKAAPLADLYAGEEASRTLLRRIAQA from the coding sequence ATGTTTTCCCGGCGCCGCCTCATCCTGACCGCAGGTCTCGTCATGGCCTGCCCGGCCGTGTTGCGCGCTGCACCACAGAAACTGCGCTTGGCGCACGGATTGCCGACCACGCACCCGGTCCATCCTGCGATGCAGCATTTTGCCGACCTTGCCCGCGAACGCTCGCAGGGGGAGCTCGATATCGCGCTATTCGCAGACGGTCAGTTGGGACAGGAGAGCGACCTGATCTCGCAGGTTCAGGCCGGAAAGCTCGATTTCCTGAAAGTAAGCGGCAGCCTGCTGGAGCGGTTTCATCCGGCCTACAAGGTGCTCAACCTGCCGTTCACGCTGCGCGATCGTGCACACTGGCTCCGGGTCACCAATTCGGACGTTGGCCGCGACATCCTTGCGACCACGACATCATCCGGACTGGTCGGCCTGACCTATTACGATGCCGGCGCGCGCAGCTTCTACGGTCGCAAGCCGATCAATCATCCCGACGATCTCAAAGGCATGAAGATCCGGATCCAGCCCTCCGTGACAATGACCCGGCTGCTGGAACTATTCGGCGCCGAGGGCGTCGAGCTTGCCTGGAGCAATGTCTATGTGGCGTTGAAATCGGGCGTTGTCGACGGTGCCGAGAACAGCGTCGTGGCGCTCATCGTCGGCCGGCATGGCGAGGTCGCAACGCATTACTCGTTCGATGAACACACCATGATCCCTGACGTGCTTCTCGTCGGCACCGAACGGATGAAGAGCTTCACGCCGCGTCAGCGCGAGATTTTGCAGGAAGCCGCGACAGCCTCGTATCACCACATGAACAAACTGTGGGACGCGTTCGAAACCAAGGCGCGCGCCGATGTGCAGCAGATGGGCGTGACATTTGTCCGCCCGGACAAGGAGCCCTTCATCGCGAAAGCGGCTCCCCTCGCCGACCTTTATGCCGGCGAGGAAGCTTCCCGCACATTATTGCGCAGGATCGCACAGGCCTGA
- a CDS encoding DUF6481 family protein, which produces MSGFKSPSFADRQKAAQQSRQNILAKFKAQPSPDDPAVQARAAERAAIAAAREQSKIAREAEKAAQKAREAEEAAREIERIAREKEEAEIAARELEAQQKAARDARYAARKARKK; this is translated from the coding sequence ATGAGCGGATTCAAATCCCCCAGCTTCGCTGATCGTCAGAAGGCCGCGCAGCAGTCGCGCCAGAACATTCTGGCCAAGTTCAAGGCGCAGCCAAGCCCTGACGATCCGGCCGTTCAGGCCCGCGCTGCCGAACGCGCAGCCATCGCAGCGGCTCGGGAACAGAGCAAAATCGCACGTGAAGCCGAAAAGGCCGCTCAGAAGGCCCGCGAAGCCGAGGAAGCTGCGCGCGAGATCGAGCGGATCGCCCGCGAGAAGGAAGAGGCCGAAATCGCGGCACGCGAACTCGAGGCCCAGCAAAAAGCTGCACGCGACGCACGTTACGCCGCTCGCAAGGCGCGGAAGAAATAA
- a CDS encoding FkbM family methyltransferase, producing the protein MNQQTTHDGLTALLRPARLTEVVDIGANPIDGDPPYKTMMQQRLCRVTGFDPHPEAIAALAKRKSAQETYLPYAVGDGGEHVLNICRGIGFASLLQPHAKTLTHFPNFSELGRVINHLALRTKRLDEIDEIPAFDLLKIDIQGGELAVFQNGRRKLAAAVAIQTEVSFVPLYEKQPVFGDIDLELRSLGFVPHMFAAINKRMIAPMLGADPAAAINQLVEADVVYVRNFVEADTMQSEQLKHLALIAHHCYGSFDLALNCVHHLTSRGEIPPDSKNRYVGLLQAQRPKVAGARL; encoded by the coding sequence GTGAACCAACAAACGACCCATGATGGCCTGACGGCATTGTTGCGACCGGCGCGGCTCACTGAGGTCGTCGATATCGGCGCCAATCCCATCGATGGCGATCCGCCTTACAAGACCATGATGCAGCAGCGGCTTTGCCGAGTGACCGGATTCGATCCGCATCCGGAAGCTATCGCAGCGCTGGCAAAACGTAAGAGCGCGCAAGAAACCTATCTGCCTTATGCAGTGGGCGACGGCGGAGAGCACGTACTCAACATATGCCGTGGCATCGGCTTCGCCAGCCTGTTGCAACCGCATGCCAAGACGCTGACACATTTTCCGAATTTTTCCGAGCTTGGCCGTGTAATCAATCATCTGGCGCTGAGGACGAAGCGGCTCGACGAGATCGATGAAATTCCGGCGTTCGATCTGCTCAAGATCGACATTCAGGGCGGCGAACTGGCCGTCTTTCAGAATGGCCGTCGCAAGCTTGCCGCAGCAGTGGCTATTCAGACCGAAGTTTCCTTCGTGCCTCTTTATGAGAAGCAGCCGGTTTTCGGTGATATCGATCTCGAACTGCGTAGCCTCGGCTTCGTGCCGCACATGTTTGCAGCCATCAACAAGCGCATGATCGCTCCGATGCTCGGTGCGGATCCCGCGGCGGCGATCAACCAGCTCGTCGAGGCTGATGTGGTTTATGTCCGCAATTTCGTCGAGGCGGATACGATGCAGAGCGAGCAGCTCAAGCACCTCGCGCTGATCGCGCATCATTGCTACGGCTCGTTCGATCTCGCGCTCAACTGCGTCCACCATCTGACCAGCCGCGGCGAAATTCCACCAGACAGCAAGAACCGCTATGTGGGGCTGCTGCAGGCCCAGCGACCGAAGGTGGCAGGCGCAAGGCTTTAA
- the dctP gene encoding TRAP transporter substrate-binding protein DctP, with protein sequence MFTRRHILASALAAPAVLTFQPGSAHAATRLKISHQFPGGTVDQGDFRDRLVRKFAVEIAARSHGELTADVYPNASLFDATAQFAAMRRGALDLSLYPLPYAGTILPELNIGMMPGLVSTYDQGLRWRTSPIGKALADFLADKGVVLLSWVWQAGGVASRARPLVAPEDAKGLKVRGGSREMNMVLQMAGATVLSMPSNEIYSAMESGACDAGITSSTSLISFGLARVAKHLTSGAGASYWFMLEPLMMSRTVFDKLPRAHQDILMSVGHDLEAFGRKGAQDDDIEVAKIYETAGAQTTRLDVATVGKWRDIARDTAWKDYSARSALSANLLKLANEVPS encoded by the coding sequence ATGTTCACCCGCCGCCACATCCTCGCTTCTGCGCTCGCAGCACCGGCCGTTCTGACATTCCAGCCGGGGTCAGCTCACGCCGCAACGCGGCTCAAAATCTCTCATCAATTTCCAGGTGGAACCGTCGATCAGGGCGATTTTCGTGATCGACTGGTGCGGAAGTTCGCCGTGGAGATCGCCGCGCGGAGCCACGGGGAACTGACGGCAGACGTGTATCCGAATGCATCCTTGTTCGACGCCACCGCCCAGTTTGCCGCGATGCGACGCGGCGCGCTCGACCTCAGCCTGTATCCCCTGCCCTATGCCGGGACGATCTTGCCCGAACTGAATATCGGGATGATGCCTGGTCTCGTTTCGACCTACGATCAGGGCTTGCGCTGGCGGACATCCCCTATCGGCAAGGCGCTCGCAGATTTTCTCGCTGACAAGGGCGTCGTGCTGCTCAGTTGGGTCTGGCAGGCCGGCGGTGTCGCCAGCCGTGCACGCCCGTTGGTCGCTCCCGAAGATGCCAAGGGTCTCAAGGTCCGCGGCGGCTCGCGGGAGATGAACATGGTGCTGCAGATGGCCGGCGCCACGGTGCTGTCGATGCCGTCCAACGAGATCTATTCTGCGATGGAAAGCGGTGCCTGTGATGCGGGCATTACCTCATCGACCAGCTTGATCTCATTCGGGCTTGCGCGCGTCGCGAAGCATCTCACGTCAGGCGCAGGGGCATCCTACTGGTTCATGCTCGAACCGCTGATGATGTCGCGAACCGTCTTCGACAAGCTGCCCAGAGCGCATCAGGACATCCTGATGTCGGTCGGCCACGACCTGGAAGCCTTCGGCCGCAAGGGCGCGCAGGACGACGATATCGAGGTCGCCAAGATCTATGAAACGGCTGGCGCGCAGACGACACGGCTGGATGTCGCAACTGTCGGCAAATGGCGGGACATCGCGCGCGACACGGCGTGGAAGGACTACAGCGCGAGATCTGCGCTATCGGCGAACCTTCTCAAACTTGCGAACGAAGTGCCGTCATAG
- a CDS encoding FKBP-type peptidyl-prolyl cis-trans isomerase, translating into MRNFRRAVAVSALALGAATISTLSDVSQSPAMAQAAGKVMTTASGLKIEDTKVGTGATPTRGQTCVMHYTGWLYENGVKGKKFDSSVDRNEPFEFPIGAGRVIKGWDEGVATMKVGGKRTLIIPPEMGYGARGAGGVIPPNATLVFEVELLGVK; encoded by the coding sequence ATGAGAAACTTTCGACGCGCGGTCGCAGTGTCGGCCCTTGCTCTCGGCGCAGCCACAATCTCGACGCTCTCCGATGTCTCGCAATCTCCAGCCATGGCGCAAGCCGCAGGAAAAGTCATGACCACAGCTTCAGGCCTCAAGATCGAAGACACCAAAGTCGGCACCGGCGCAACGCCGACCCGCGGCCAGACCTGCGTCATGCACTATACCGGCTGGCTGTATGAGAATGGCGTCAAGGGCAAGAAGTTCGACTCGTCGGTCGATCGCAACGAGCCGTTTGAATTCCCGATCGGTGCTGGACGCGTGATCAAGGGATGGGACGAAGGCGTTGCCACGATGAAGGTCGGCGGCAAGCGCACGCTGATCATTCCGCCGGAGATGGGCTATGGCGCCCGCGGCGCTGGCGGCGTGATTCCGCCGAATGCCACGCTGGTGTTCGAAGTCGAACTGCTCGGCGTCAAGTAA